In one window of Nocardioides panacisoli DNA:
- a CDS encoding YebC/PmpR family DNA-binding transcriptional regulator, translated as MSGHSKWATTKHKKAVIDARRGKLFAKLIKGIEIAARQGGPDPDGNPTLYDAIQKAKKSSVPNDNIQRAVKRGGGLEAGGADYETIQYEAYGPQGVAFLIECLTDNKNRAAMEVRTTTTRTGGTMADPGSVSRLFNRKGVVMVPKSQERDGETVQITEDDLLEATLEAGADDVNDFGESFQVLSEATDVVEVRTGLQAAGIDYDSAEVQFVAELDIPVDSDAAEKVFKLVDALDDLDDVQNVYTNVQVSDEVMAELG; from the coding sequence ATGTCAGGCCACTCCAAGTGGGCGACCACCAAGCACAAGAAGGCGGTCATCGACGCCCGGCGCGGCAAGTTGTTCGCCAAGCTGATCAAGGGCATCGAGATCGCGGCCCGGCAGGGCGGTCCTGACCCCGACGGCAACCCGACCCTCTACGACGCCATCCAGAAGGCGAAGAAGAGCTCGGTCCCCAACGACAACATCCAGCGCGCGGTCAAGCGCGGCGGCGGTCTCGAGGCCGGCGGCGCCGACTACGAGACGATCCAGTACGAGGCCTACGGCCCGCAGGGCGTCGCGTTCCTCATCGAGTGCCTGACCGACAACAAGAACCGGGCCGCCATGGAGGTCCGCACCACGACGACCCGCACGGGCGGCACGATGGCCGACCCCGGATCGGTGTCGCGGCTGTTCAACCGCAAGGGCGTCGTGATGGTGCCCAAGTCGCAGGAGCGCGACGGCGAGACCGTCCAGATCACCGAGGACGACCTGCTCGAGGCGACGCTGGAGGCGGGTGCCGACGACGTCAACGACTTCGGTGAGAGCTTCCAGGTGCTCTCCGAGGCGACCGACGTGGTCGAGGTGCGCACCGGCCTCCAGGCGGCCGGCATCGACTACGACTCCGCCGAGGTGCAGTTCGTGGCCGAGCTCGACATCCCCGTCGACTCCGACGCGGCGGAGAAGGTCTTCAAGCTCGTCGATGCGCTCGATGACCTCGACGACGTCCAGAACGTCTACACCAACGTCCAGGTCTCCGACGAGGTGATGGCCGAGCTCGGCTGA
- the pdxT gene encoding pyridoxal 5'-phosphate synthase glutaminase subunit PdxT, whose amino-acid sequence MPRIGVFALQGDVREHLAALTSLGADAFPVRRPTELAQCDGLVLPGGESTTMIKLAATFDLLEPLRERVRDGMAAFGTCAGMILLADRLLDAAEGQQTIGGIDMTVRRNAFGRQVDSFEGALDVVGVAGPVPGVFIRAPWAEEVGPGVEVLAEARGHAVAVRQGPLLATAFHPEVDGDGRLHRLFLDGLATA is encoded by the coding sequence GTGCCCCGGATCGGAGTCTTCGCCCTGCAGGGTGACGTGCGCGAGCACCTCGCCGCGCTGACGTCGCTCGGCGCCGACGCCTTCCCCGTACGTCGCCCCACCGAGTTGGCGCAGTGCGACGGACTGGTGCTGCCCGGCGGGGAGTCGACGACGATGATCAAGCTCGCGGCGACCTTCGACCTGCTCGAGCCCCTGCGGGAGCGGGTGCGCGACGGGATGGCGGCCTTCGGCACCTGCGCGGGGATGATCCTGCTCGCGGACCGGCTGCTCGACGCGGCCGAGGGGCAGCAGACGATCGGTGGCATCGACATGACGGTGCGGCGCAATGCCTTCGGCCGCCAGGTCGACTCCTTCGAGGGCGCGTTGGACGTCGTCGGTGTCGCGGGGCCCGTGCCCGGCGTCTTCATCCGCGCACCCTGGGCCGAGGAGGTCGGTCCGGGGGTCGAGGTGCTCGCGGAGGCCCGCGGTCACGCCGTCGCGGTCCGGCAGGGTCCGTTGCTCGCCACGGCCTTCCACCCCGAGGTCGACGGCGACGGCCGGCTGCACCGCCTGTTCCTTGACGGATTGGCCACGGCATAG
- a CDS encoding class I SAM-dependent methyltransferase, whose product MARIPSARNSRTLRGLREDLRMVRGLLGGGEPAAIDPVDPTSDPDELVSRYLATHPVRKVQLGAGLTQLDGWLATDVSPRRDDVLAVDATRLLPFPDASIDYIGAEHVIEHVRYRAGQRLLRHCLRALRPGGVLRVATPDLARLVAAYRGEEGEEGRRFVELMGRRYLRGREDPVGVLNLAMRAWGHQYLYDEPALRALLTEAGFTDLTRCAFGESGDPELRDVERHGVETGIPREVVHFETMVLEATKPR is encoded by the coding sequence ATGGCTCGGATTCCTTCTGCTCGTAACTCCCGCACGCTGCGTGGCCTGCGCGAAGACCTGCGGATGGTGCGTGGCCTCCTCGGCGGCGGCGAACCGGCGGCGATCGACCCCGTCGATCCTACGAGTGATCCCGACGAGCTGGTCAGCCGCTACCTGGCCACCCATCCGGTGCGCAAGGTCCAGCTGGGTGCGGGCCTGACACAGCTCGACGGCTGGCTCGCGACCGACGTCAGTCCGCGGCGCGACGACGTACTCGCGGTCGACGCGACGCGTCTGCTGCCGTTCCCGGACGCCAGCATCGACTACATCGGCGCGGAGCACGTGATCGAGCACGTGCGCTACCGGGCCGGACAGCGCCTGCTGCGCCACTGCCTGCGCGCGCTGAGACCGGGCGGCGTCCTGCGCGTCGCGACGCCGGACCTGGCACGGCTCGTTGCGGCCTACCGCGGTGAGGAGGGCGAGGAGGGCCGACGGTTCGTCGAGCTGATGGGGCGGCGCTACCTCCGCGGCCGCGAGGACCCCGTCGGCGTGCTGAACCTCGCGATGCGCGCCTGGGGCCACCAGTACCTCTACGACGAGCCCGCCCTGCGCGCCCTGCTCACCGAGGCGGGCTTCACCGACCTCACCCGGTGCGCGTTCGGGGAGTCCGGCGACCCGGAGCTCCGCGACGTCGAACGTCACGGCGTCGAGACCGGCATCCCGCGGGAGGTCGTCCACTTCGAGACGATGGTGCTCGAGGCCACCAAGCCACGCTGA
- the pdxS gene encoding pyridoxal 5'-phosphate synthase lyase subunit PdxS produces the protein MNESHEVGTTRVKRGMAEMLKGGVIMDVVTPEQAKIAEDAGAVAVMALERVPADIRAQGGVSRMSDPDMIDGIVEAVSIPVMAKARIGHFAEAQVLQSLGVDYIDESEVLTPADYANHIDKWAFTVPFVCGATNLGEALRRITEGAAMIRSKGEAGTGDVSNAVTHMRTIRAEIRRLGALEPDELYVAAKELQAPYELVAEVARSGKLPVVLFTAGGIATPADAAMMMQLGAEGVFVGSGIFKSGNPQQRAEAIVKATTFHDDPDVVAKVSRGLGEAMVGLNVDEIPEPHRLAERGW, from the coding sequence ATGAACGAGTCGCACGAAGTGGGCACCACCCGCGTGAAGCGGGGCATGGCCGAGATGCTCAAGGGCGGCGTGATCATGGACGTGGTCACCCCCGAGCAGGCCAAGATCGCCGAGGACGCCGGAGCCGTGGCCGTGATGGCACTGGAGCGCGTCCCCGCGGACATCCGGGCCCAGGGCGGCGTGTCGCGCATGAGCGACCCCGACATGATCGACGGCATCGTCGAGGCCGTCTCGATCCCGGTGATGGCGAAGGCCCGCATCGGGCACTTCGCCGAGGCGCAGGTCCTGCAGAGCCTGGGCGTGGACTACATCGACGAGTCCGAGGTCCTCACGCCCGCCGACTACGCCAACCACATCGACAAGTGGGCCTTCACCGTCCCGTTCGTGTGCGGTGCGACCAACCTCGGTGAGGCGCTGCGCCGGATCACCGAGGGCGCGGCGATGATCCGCTCCAAGGGTGAGGCCGGCACCGGTGACGTCTCGAACGCCGTGACGCACATGCGTACCATCCGGGCCGAGATCCGCCGTCTCGGCGCGCTCGAGCCCGACGAGCTGTACGTCGCCGCGAAGGAGCTGCAGGCGCCGTACGAGCTCGTCGCCGAGGTGGCACGCAGCGGCAAGCTGCCCGTGGTCCTGTTCACCGCCGGCGGCATCGCGACCCCGGCCGACGCGGCGATGATGATGCAGCTCGGCGCCGAGGGCGTCTTCGTCGGGTCCGGCATCTTCAAGTCGGGCAACCCGCAGCAGCGCGCCGAGGCGATCGTGAAGGCGACGACCTTCCACGACGACCCCGACGTCGTGGCCAAGGTCAGCCGCGGCCTGGGTGAGGCGATGGTCGGGCTCAACGTCGACGAGATCCCCGAGCCGCACCGCTTGGCCGAGCGCGGCTGGTAG
- the pgsA gene encoding phosphatidylinositol phosphate synthase, which yields MLDRFKDFWQGVVLMPFVRLFIKLGISPDAVTLVGTLGVAAGALVFFPQGELLIGVLVITAFVFSDLIDGKMARETGRKSTFGAFWDSTLDRIGDGAIFGGLALYFAGPGDDYLYLCVTLWCLVMGSVTSYARARAESLQMDAKGGLAERADRLVAILVMTGLGAIFGLPILMEVTLWVLALASTYTVVFRVMKVRRQALALDAARAGGTDA from the coding sequence ATGTTGGACCGGTTCAAGGACTTCTGGCAGGGCGTCGTGCTGATGCCCTTCGTCCGTCTCTTCATCAAGCTCGGCATCAGCCCCGATGCGGTCACCCTCGTCGGCACCCTCGGTGTCGCGGCGGGCGCACTGGTCTTCTTCCCGCAGGGGGAGCTGCTCATCGGCGTCCTGGTCATCACTGCGTTCGTCTTCAGTGACCTCATCGACGGCAAGATGGCGCGTGAGACCGGCCGCAAGTCCACGTTCGGCGCTTTCTGGGACTCCACCCTCGACCGCATCGGCGACGGCGCCATCTTCGGTGGTCTGGCTCTCTACTTCGCCGGCCCCGGCGACGACTACCTCTACCTGTGCGTCACGCTGTGGTGCCTGGTCATGGGATCGGTGACGTCCTACGCCCGGGCGCGTGCGGAGTCGCTGCAGATGGACGCCAAGGGGGGCCTCGCCGAGCGGGCCGACCGGCTCGTGGCGATCCTGGTGATGACCGGCCTCGGTGCGATCTTCGGGCTGCCGATCCTGATGGAGGTCACACTGTGGGTGCTCGCGTTGGCCAGCACCTACACGGTGGTCTTCCGGGTGATGAAGGTGCGCCGGCAGGCGCTCGCCCTCGACGCCGCTCGTGCGGGCGGGACCGATGCGTGA
- a CDS encoding HIT family protein: MTDPDGLERLWTPYRMSYIRGEETSDDPDLPACPFCRITSDPATSRDDALVVARGRTTYAVLNLYPYNPGHLMVLPYRHVPDLTDLDEQESDELTAMTKQALRAVRSVAQPHAFNVGLNLGGPAGGSLAAHLHQHVVPRWSGDANFLTVIGDTKVLPQLLGDTRDLLADAWGR; this comes from the coding sequence ATGACTGACCCCGACGGACTCGAGCGGCTCTGGACGCCCTACCGGATGAGCTACATCCGCGGCGAGGAGACCAGCGACGACCCGGACCTGCCGGCGTGCCCGTTCTGCCGCATCACGTCCGACCCGGCCACCTCCCGCGACGACGCGTTGGTCGTCGCGCGCGGCCGGACGACGTACGCCGTCCTCAACCTCTACCCCTACAACCCGGGTCACCTGATGGTGCTGCCCTACCGCCACGTCCCGGACCTCACGGACCTGGACGAGCAGGAGTCCGACGAGCTGACCGCGATGACCAAGCAGGCGCTGCGCGCCGTGCGCAGTGTCGCGCAGCCGCACGCGTTCAACGTCGGGCTCAACCTCGGCGGCCCGGCCGGTGGATCGCTCGCGGCGCACCTGCACCAGCACGTCGTACCCCGGTGGTCCGGTGACGCCAACTTCCTCACCGTCATCGGCGACACCAAGGTGCTGCCCCAGTTGCTCGGCGACACCCGGGACCTGCTCGCCGACGCCTGGGGCCGCTGA
- a CDS encoding TetR/AcrR family transcriptional regulator, with amino-acid sequence MAASRNKRVDGRQLRWQQHNEERRQVILDAAVAVLGRHAPGEDIHVQEIADEAGLSRTVVYRHFEDRGDLDLAVQRDICRRATEVLIPALELRGTPFDIIRRILDAYVGWALHNPALTRFAERDLPGNHEKPMDEEILRIAGHIDELMVSVVSLLGTELSPHERSALVPWMFGVVGGCFQSVRYWSGRGELRPPPAEFVDMMTETIWYQIDGLARARDIVLPDGPVEQLLAGLEPEDD; translated from the coding sequence ATGGCGGCGAGCCGCAACAAGCGCGTCGACGGACGCCAGTTGCGCTGGCAGCAGCACAACGAGGAGCGCCGCCAGGTCATCCTCGACGCGGCCGTGGCGGTGCTGGGCCGGCACGCGCCGGGCGAGGACATCCACGTGCAGGAGATCGCCGACGAGGCGGGGCTCAGCCGCACCGTCGTCTACCGGCACTTCGAGGACCGCGGTGACCTCGACCTCGCCGTCCAGCGCGACATCTGTCGCCGTGCGACCGAGGTGCTCATCCCCGCGCTGGAGCTGCGGGGGACCCCCTTCGACATCATCCGGCGGATCCTGGACGCCTACGTCGGCTGGGCACTGCACAACCCGGCGCTCACTCGGTTCGCCGAGCGCGACCTGCCCGGCAACCACGAGAAGCCGATGGACGAGGAGATCCTGCGGATCGCGGGCCACATCGACGAGCTGATGGTCTCGGTGGTGTCCCTGCTGGGCACCGAGCTCAGCCCGCACGAGCGCAGTGCGCTGGTGCCGTGGATGTTCGGCGTCGTCGGCGGCTGCTTCCAGTCCGTGCGCTACTGGAGCGGACGCGGCGAGCTGCGGCCGCCGCCGGCTGAGTTCGTGGACATGATGACCGAGACGATCTGGTACCAGATCGACGGTCTCGCCCGTGCCCGCGACATCGTGCTGCCCGACGGGCCGGTCGAACAGCTGCTCGCGGGCCTGGAGCCCGAGGATGACTGA
- the thrS gene encoding threonine--tRNA ligase produces the protein MSEIKVTVLSADARRDTTVTTGTKAWELFTDDTDVIAARVSAGAGDGVLRDLAHELADGDVVEGVAIDSPDGHDILRHSCAHVMAQAVQDLFPDAKLGIGPPVTDGFYYDFDVAEPFTPEDLDKIESRMRKIIKANQRFSRRVTTDADARAELTEEPYKLELIGLKGASTGSTDGEGATSEIDAVDGASAEVGSGELTIYDNIDRNGEAAWSDLCRGPHLPTTKRIPAFKLMRSAAAYWRGDEKNKQLQRIYGTAWESKDALAAYLHRLEEAEKRDHRRLGRELDLFSFPDEVGSGLAVFHPKGGVLRKEMEDYSRRRHEEEGYEFVYTPHITKGELFATSGHLDWYADGMYPAMHLDETRDEDGALVKPGQDYYLKPMNCPYHCLIFRSRGRSYRELPLRMFEFGSVYRYEKSGVVHGLTRVRGMTQDDAHLYVTRDQMHEELSRTLSFVLGLLQDYGLEDFYLELSTKNPEKYVGEDEVWDEATRTLEDVARSSGLELVPDPGGAAFYGPKISVQARDAIGRTWQMSTIQLDFNLPERFELEYTAADGSRQRPVMIHRALFGSIERFLGVLTEHYAGAFPPWLAPVQVTGIPIAERHNDYLAEVAARLRAQGIRIELDDSDDRMQKKIRNAQLAKVPFMLIAGDDDQESGAVSFRYRDGHQDNGVPIDEAIERVVDAVRSRVQV, from the coding sequence GTGTCCGAGATCAAGGTCACCGTCCTGTCCGCCGACGCACGTCGGGACACCACGGTGACCACGGGCACGAAGGCGTGGGAGCTCTTCACCGACGACACCGACGTCATCGCGGCGCGGGTCTCGGCGGGTGCGGGCGACGGCGTACTGCGCGACCTCGCCCACGAGCTGGCCGACGGCGACGTCGTCGAGGGTGTCGCGATCGACAGCCCCGACGGCCACGACATCCTGCGCCACTCCTGCGCCCACGTCATGGCACAGGCCGTGCAGGACCTGTTCCCCGACGCCAAGCTCGGGATCGGTCCGCCGGTCACCGACGGCTTCTACTACGACTTCGACGTCGCCGAGCCCTTCACGCCCGAGGACCTCGACAAGATCGAGTCCCGGATGCGCAAGATCATCAAGGCCAACCAGCGCTTCTCGCGCCGGGTCACCACCGACGCCGACGCGCGGGCCGAGCTCACCGAGGAGCCCTACAAGCTCGAGCTCATCGGCCTCAAGGGGGCCTCGACGGGCTCGACCGACGGGGAAGGCGCGACCAGCGAGATCGACGCGGTCGACGGTGCCTCGGCCGAGGTCGGCTCCGGCGAGCTGACGATCTACGACAACATCGACCGCAACGGCGAGGCGGCGTGGTCCGACCTGTGCCGCGGGCCCCACCTGCCCACCACCAAGCGCATCCCTGCCTTCAAGCTCATGCGGTCGGCGGCGGCGTACTGGCGCGGCGACGAGAAGAACAAGCAGCTCCAGCGCATCTACGGCACCGCCTGGGAGTCCAAGGACGCGTTGGCGGCGTACCTCCACCGCCTCGAGGAGGCCGAGAAGCGCGACCACCGTCGCCTCGGCCGCGAGCTGGACCTGTTCAGCTTCCCCGACGAGGTCGGTTCGGGACTCGCGGTCTTCCACCCCAAGGGCGGCGTACTGCGCAAGGAGATGGAGGACTACTCCCGGCGGCGCCACGAGGAGGAGGGGTACGAGTTCGTCTACACCCCCCACATCACCAAGGGCGAGTTGTTCGCGACGTCTGGCCACCTGGACTGGTACGCCGACGGCATGTACCCCGCGATGCACCTCGACGAGACGCGGGACGAGGACGGAGCACTGGTCAAGCCGGGCCAGGACTACTACCTCAAGCCGATGAACTGCCCCTACCACTGCCTGATCTTCCGCTCCCGCGGACGCTCCTACCGCGAGCTGCCGCTGCGGATGTTCGAGTTCGGCAGCGTCTACCGCTACGAGAAGTCCGGCGTGGTGCACGGCCTCACCCGGGTCCGGGGGATGACGCAGGACGACGCGCACCTCTACGTCACCCGCGACCAGATGCACGAGGAGCTCTCCCGCACGCTCTCCTTCGTCCTCGGGCTGCTGCAGGACTACGGGCTGGAGGACTTCTACCTCGAGCTGTCGACCAAGAACCCCGAGAAGTACGTCGGTGAGGACGAGGTGTGGGACGAGGCCACCCGGACCCTCGAGGACGTCGCGCGCTCCTCGGGCCTCGAGCTCGTGCCCGATCCCGGGGGAGCGGCGTTCTACGGACCCAAGATCTCGGTGCAGGCGCGCGACGCGATCGGGCGGACCTGGCAGATGTCGACCATCCAGCTCGACTTCAACCTGCCCGAGCGATTCGAGCTCGAGTACACCGCGGCCGACGGCTCGCGCCAGCGCCCGGTGATGATCCACCGCGCGCTGTTCGGCTCCATCGAGCGGTTCCTCGGCGTGCTCACCGAGCACTACGCCGGCGCCTTCCCGCCGTGGCTCGCGCCCGTCCAGGTCACCGGCATCCCGATCGCCGAGCGCCACAACGACTACCTCGCCGAGGTCGCCGCCCGGCTGCGCGCGCAGGGGATCCGCATCGAGCTGGACGACTCCGACGACCGGATGCAGAAGAAGATCCGCAACGCCCAGCTGGCCAAGGTCCCGTTCATGCTGATCGCCGGCGACGACGACCAGGAGTCCGGCGCGGTCTCGTTCCGCTACCGCGACGGCCACCAGGACAACGGCGTGCCGATCGACGAGGCCATCGAGCGGGTCGTCGACGCCGTGCGCTCGCGTGTGCAGGTCTGA
- a CDS encoding flavin-containing monooxygenase gives MTQTQERPRTATDPAADWLASFENACAAGDVDAAAGLFATTSFWRDLIAFSWNLTTVEDRAGVADLLGSTLTRVQPHGFTLTEPSEEADGVRTAWFEFETSVGRGRGLVRLVEEDGPRAWTFLTTLHELKGHEEPLGHRRPMGAEHGVNPDRASWLERREAEDVAWGKDAQPYVLVVGGGQGGIALGARLRQLGVPSLVIDKHPRPGDQWRNRYKSLCLHDPVWYDHLPYLKFPENWPVFAPKDKIGDWLEFYTRVMEVPYWTSTEAHSASYDEATESWTVEVVRDGEPVTLRPTQLVMATGMSGKPNVPSFPGQEVFAGEQQHSSQHPGPDAYAGKRVVVVGSNNSAFDICGALYEHGADVTMVQRSSTHIVKSDTLMDIGLGDLYSERALAAGVTTEKADLIFASLPYRIMHTFQIPLYDQMRERDKEFYDRLEAAGFDLDWGDDGSGLFMKYLRRGSGYYIDVGAAELVADGSVALAKGQVDHLTEDAVVLGDGTTLPADLVVYATGYGSMNGWAADLISQEVADKVGKCWGLGSDTTKDPGPWEGEQRNMWKPTQQDNLWFHGGNLHQSRHYSLYLALQLKARHVGIDTPVHGRQEVHHLS, from the coding sequence ATGACCCAGACCCAAGAGCGGCCACGCACCGCCACCGACCCGGCCGCCGACTGGCTGGCCTCCTTCGAGAACGCCTGCGCCGCCGGCGACGTCGACGCTGCCGCCGGTCTCTTCGCCACCACCAGCTTCTGGCGCGACCTCATCGCGTTCTCGTGGAACCTCACCACCGTCGAGGACCGTGCCGGCGTGGCCGACCTCCTCGGATCCACCCTCACTCGGGTACAGCCCCACGGGTTCACCCTGACCGAGCCCTCGGAGGAGGCCGACGGCGTACGCACCGCGTGGTTCGAGTTCGAGACCTCCGTCGGTCGCGGCCGCGGCCTGGTGCGCCTGGTCGAGGAGGACGGCCCCCGGGCCTGGACGTTCCTCACCACGCTGCACGAGCTCAAGGGCCACGAGGAGCCACTCGGGCACCGCCGCCCCATGGGGGCCGAGCACGGCGTCAACCCCGACCGGGCGAGCTGGCTCGAGCGCCGCGAGGCCGAGGACGTCGCCTGGGGCAAGGACGCCCAGCCCTACGTGCTGGTGGTCGGCGGGGGACAGGGCGGCATCGCGCTCGGCGCCCGGCTGCGCCAGCTCGGGGTGCCCTCGCTGGTGATCGACAAGCACCCGCGACCGGGCGACCAGTGGCGCAACCGGTACAAGTCGCTGTGCCTGCACGACCCCGTCTGGTACGACCACCTGCCCTACCTGAAGTTCCCGGAGAACTGGCCCGTCTTCGCACCCAAGGACAAGATCGGGGACTGGCTGGAGTTCTACACCCGGGTCATGGAGGTGCCCTACTGGACCAGCACCGAGGCCCACTCGGCGTCCTATGACGAGGCGACCGAGTCCTGGACCGTCGAGGTGGTCCGCGATGGTGAGCCCGTCACGCTGCGGCCGACCCAGTTGGTGATGGCGACCGGCATGTCGGGCAAGCCGAACGTGCCGTCCTTCCCCGGGCAGGAGGTCTTCGCCGGTGAGCAGCAGCACTCCAGCCAGCACCCCGGCCCTGATGCGTACGCCGGCAAGCGGGTCGTGGTCGTCGGCAGCAACAACTCCGCCTTCGACATCTGCGGCGCGCTGTACGAGCACGGCGCGGACGTGACCATGGTGCAGCGGTCCTCGACCCACATCGTCAAGAGCGACACGTTGATGGACATCGGTCTCGGCGACCTCTACTCCGAGCGCGCCCTCGCCGCCGGCGTGACGACGGAGAAGGCCGACCTGATCTTCGCCTCGCTGCCGTACCGGATCATGCACACCTTCCAGATCCCGCTCTATGACCAGATGCGGGAACGGGACAAGGAGTTCTACGACCGGTTGGAGGCCGCCGGCTTCGACCTCGACTGGGGCGACGACGGCTCCGGGCTGTTCATGAAGTACCTCCGCCGCGGCTCGGGCTACTACATCGACGTCGGCGCCGCCGAGCTCGTCGCGGACGGCTCGGTGGCGCTCGCCAAGGGCCAGGTCGACCACCTCACCGAGGACGCCGTGGTGCTCGGCGACGGGACGACGCTGCCGGCCGACCTGGTGGTCTACGCCACCGGCTACGGGTCGATGAACGGCTGGGCGGCTGACCTGATCAGCCAGGAGGTCGCCGACAAGGTCGGGAAGTGCTGGGGCCTGGGGTCCGACACCACCAAGGACCCCGGCCCGTGGGAGGGCGAGCAGCGCAACATGTGGAAGCCGACCCAGCAGGACAACCTCTGGTTCCACGGCGGGAACCTGCACCAGTCGCGGCACTACTCGCTCTACCTGGCGCTGCAACTCAAGGCCCGCCACGTCGGCATCGACACCCCCGTCCACGGCCGGCAGGAGGTCCACCACCTGTCCTGA
- a CDS encoding GAF domain-containing protein — protein MATSPDLAALARDLVRIHDAVLTGATPPQQPRALVARSWSRMLDLGLDPSARNDRNPLTPAELEARRRRSRLSLVIEELRLVLASAADASRYLVVVTDADGVVLWRDGSAAVRRHADRLGFAEGATWTEGTVGTNAIGTALAEAAPVQLFSAEHFESAQHPWYCTAAPVHDPADGSLLGVVDVSGPALSLHPTVRALVTTAVRLAEAQLWRRHEERLDDLRRAAAPLLGGANGPLLVVDDHGWVAAEHGVSGRDRIEAPQAERTVAVPGLGLCVPERLHGGWLIRPSAPQQLTARLERGAGQATLVIHHGEEPWVRTLTPRHADILTLLVAVGPSGATAADLSRSLFGDGDHEVSVRAEISRMRRTLGALVATNPYRIRDGVEVSVVTSAE, from the coding sequence ATGGCCACCTCGCCGGACCTGGCGGCGTTGGCCCGTGATCTGGTGCGCATCCACGACGCCGTACTGACCGGGGCCACGCCCCCGCAGCAGCCACGCGCCCTGGTCGCCCGCTCGTGGTCGCGGATGCTCGACCTCGGGCTGGACCCTTCGGCGCGCAACGACCGCAACCCGTTGACGCCCGCCGAGCTCGAGGCGCGGCGGCGACGCTCGCGCCTGTCGCTGGTCATCGAGGAATTGCGACTGGTGCTGGCCAGTGCCGCCGACGCCTCGCGCTACCTCGTCGTGGTGACCGACGCCGACGGCGTGGTGCTGTGGCGCGACGGCTCGGCCGCCGTACGCCGTCACGCCGACCGGCTGGGGTTCGCCGAGGGGGCGACCTGGACCGAGGGCACGGTCGGCACCAACGCGATCGGCACCGCCCTGGCCGAGGCGGCTCCGGTGCAGCTGTTCTCCGCCGAGCACTTCGAGTCCGCGCAGCACCCCTGGTACTGCACTGCGGCACCGGTGCACGACCCGGCCGACGGCAGCCTGCTGGGCGTGGTCGACGTCAGCGGCCCCGCGCTCAGCCTGCACCCGACGGTGCGGGCGCTGGTGACCACGGCCGTCCGGCTCGCCGAGGCTCAGCTCTGGCGGCGCCACGAGGAGCGGCTCGACGACCTGCGTCGCGCCGCCGCTCCCCTGCTCGGCGGGGCGAACGGTCCGTTGCTGGTCGTCGACGACCACGGCTGGGTCGCCGCGGAGCACGGCGTGAGTGGACGCGACCGCATCGAGGCGCCGCAGGCCGAGCGGACCGTCGCAGTGCCCGGACTCGGCCTCTGCGTGCCCGAGCGCCTCCACGGCGGGTGGCTGATCCGTCCGAGTGCGCCCCAGCAGCTGACGGCGCGACTGGAGCGGGGCGCCGGACAGGCGACGCTGGTGATCCACCACGGCGAGGAGCCGTGGGTGCGGACGCTGACGCCGCGGCACGCCGACATCCTGACCCTGCTCGTGGCAGTCGGACCGAGTGGCGCGACGGCGGCCGACCTCAGCCGCAGCCTGTTCGGTGACGGCGACCACGAGGTGTCGGTGCGGGCGGAGATCTCCCGGATGCGGCGCACGCTGGGCGCGCTGGTGGCGACCAACCCCTACCGGATCCGTGACGGCGTCGAGGTCAGCGTGGTGACCTCAGCCGAGTAG